CTGGCCAAGGAATCAGGGGGACTGACGGTGAGTGTTCCTTCAGTTAAACCCTCCCTCTCCTTCGCTCCAAATTCCCCgcatcccttctctttccttcaaggGGTTTCCTGACAGCAGGCGAGGGCACCAAATCCTGTCCCCAATGTGCTTCCTTCCAGAGCCCCTTCCCAAGCCCACCCTCAGGGCCTGGCCCAGCTGGGTGGTGCCTCCCAGAAGCAGTGTAAGGCTGCGATGTCAAACCCCGACCAAGAATGTCAACTTTGCTCTCAGGAAGGGAaatattcttttggatttttcacGATCACCGGCTTCCAAGGAGGGCCTGGCTGAATTTCACCTCACTGGCCTAAGAACCAGCCACGCTGGAGACTACACCTGTGAGTGCTACAGACCAGGGGCCCCGGACATAAGATCACCGCCCAGTGAGGTCATCCTGCTGCTGGTGACAGGTGAGGAGCAGGATGGGCCTGGGGGAGGGACCAGAGGACGGGACAGAGAAAGTGGAGAAACACAGTGACTTGGTCGGCCTCATCCAGGGCtcgtgggggcagggggacctCCTTCCCGCAGAGTCGAAAGAGGGTGACACCAGGGATCTGTGTCCCACCCTCAGAAGGAACCCCCCGCGGGTTCCTGGAACCCGCCAGAAACAAGGCCAGCAGGAACAAGGGTGAGTGGGGGACCCCAGCTTCTCCCCGTGACCTCGGAGCCCCCCTTCTCTTACAGGAGGTCTCCCTAAACCTTCCCTGCAAGCCCACCAAAGGGGTGTGGTGACCGCAGGAGATGACGTGACCCTGCAGTGCCAGAGGCCAGACAGTGTTTTCGGGCCCATGAGGTTCGCTCTGCTCAAGGCGGAAGTGGCAGAGCCCATCCGGCTCCGGACCCCAGTCGGCAAGGAGGTGGACTTCTCCCTGCAGACTGTGACAGTCGGTGACACCGGGAACTACAGCTGTGTCTACTTCCAGACCGGGACTCCTTTCTGGGCCTCACAGCCTAGCGATGGTCTTGAGATCCGGGTGAGAGGTGAGGTTTTTACCATTGGGAGGACCCCAGCTGGATTACCTGCCCGCTCAGGTGCTGGCACAGTCTGTCTCCACAAGATTCTGCAGCTTGGAGCAGTCATTTGGGAAGGACGGAGGGAGGGCCAGGATTCTGTGGAATAGAGCAGAGGATCTtctgctgagagagagggagcaccaCCAATGGTGGAGATCACATaactggaggctgggaggggggctTCCCACTGTAGGTGACCAGCTGTGTTGTGAGGGGGccaggcctggaggaggagggatctGTAATaattgaccccccccccaccaggaaaATAAGATGTAGGCACAAAGTCATTGCTGTTCTCCTGGGAAGGGCACAATTCATTTAGACTAAAGTGTGGATGACACCTCCTGGGGTTATACAGGAGGAGAGTCTAgcaagaaggcagaggaggagggagagaataacAAAAGGGTCCAGGAACATCTTTCCGAGAAAGATTCAGACTCCAGGAAGATCTCAGTTTCATTTTAACCGGGACTCTAGCACTCTTGCCTTTAGCTCAACTGAATCgagtttttctcttcctgctgagacttttccttctttttgaaaggaatgatttttaaaaattatggcaaAACTGCATAAGGTAAATTTTGCCatcttaagtatttaaaaatttttttaacgtttattttagagagagagagagagagaggcagagagagagagagagagagagagacagacagacacagaatccgaagcaggctccaggctttgagctgtcggcacagagcccgactcatgagctacaagattatgacctgagctgaagtcggatgcttaaccgactgagctgcccagacgcCCCTTAAGTATCTGCCTCCAGAATGCTCTGCATCTTGCAacactgaaactctgtccccataaAACAgcctctcctcacccctcctccccagcccctggcgaccaCCATCCTACACATCGTCTTAATCAATGTGACGAATCTAACGACCCCACATCATTGGAATCATTGAGTATTTGTCTTCTTATGACTGGCTCATTTTGCTCAGAATAATGTCCTCATGGCTCAGCCACACTGTAGCACATAACTGGGCTTCTTCCTTATTAAGGCTGATAacatcccattgtatggatagaccgCATTTTGTCtcttcatcagctgatggacgtTTGGGTCGTTTCCACCTATTTGGCTGTCGGCCGGTCACCTACTGGCCATCACTTCTTCCGGATGTATGCTCAGAAAGGGGGTTGCCGGATCATACAACCCCCTAcgtctgcttttaattttttgaggacccacCACCCTGCTGTTCTCCATAGTGACCACACCATTCTACATttccacacccagtgcacatggatttctgttggtttttttctgaAATGGATGTTTTTTGACCCTTGTGTATTAGGGCCAGTTTTGAGGACTGAGTTTGTCCAggacaaggggagggagagaggccagCAGGAAGCAGGCATCCTCCCGGATGGGGGTACTGAATCCCCCAGGGTTGATATGGGGCCAGTCATAACTGCACAGGGCACTGACCAATGAACCCAGATTCTCCCAAACCACACACGGGGCAGGCATTCAGGGCCTCTGAGAAAAACCACAGGGGGTACGAGATTCTGAAGTCAGTGGACCCGCAACTCCCTTCTCTCGTCTgtcaagttgggggggggggacagtgatGCATACATCTGACCATAAACTTCTGTGAGAAGGAGACATAATAGTAATCAATTATAAAGGAGAGTTTGATGATTGTATTAGTCATGACACTTGGTTCCAAGTGAAAAAAACACCGATCTCGAAGTGACCTAGAAAAGGTGAGGTCCTTGGAACTAAAGGGGTCATTCAGGGCTGCCCAACCCGGCACTACTAACATTTGGAGTTGGATAATTATTCTGGGGGGCAGGTGAGGAAGAAAAGTGCCTCCTGTGTAACATAGGATGTTTGCAGCATCTCGGATATCTACCTACTCCACGTTCCCTTTTCCAGCTGTGACAACCATGGTGTCTCCCGACATTCCAGATGTCCCGCAGGGGGCCAGACTGTGCCCGGCCAGACACAGCGGGGATCCAAATCTAGTGAATCTTGGGAAGCATGAGGATACCACCTGGCTTCACAAACTAGAATGAGGGACTGGAGTCTTGCCcagattctcttcctttctgacaCTTGTGTCTTTATTGTACctgtttcattctcttttaaacttttaaaaatgtttttatttttgagagacacagagggtgagcgggggagaggcacagagagagagagagggagacacagaagctgaagcaggtgccaggctctgagctgtcagtgcagagcccgaagtggggcttgaactcacaaaccgcgagatcatgacctgagccaaagtcagatgcttaactgctttacggactgagccactcgggcacccctgtTTCATTCTCTTTTAGTGGGGACCAGTTCCCTCTTTGGGGCAGAGAGCTTCGCTTTTAAAGCTGAGTTTCATAGCTCATAAATTCTACTCCCTGGAGAAGCATCTGGCTCTCCTTCCCAGACCAGTTcaaaacagacagacagatagacagactgGGGAGGGCTGTGAATAGTCCTGGTTAGCTCAGCCTCTAGATCGATCCTAGGAAATGCTCATGGAAGGATGCCATTCAAGAAAACCCAGCCCCATCCAGGGAGACTGGAATGTAGGAGGGTAATGAACAGTTCCTAAAAGAATGAGAGTTGCTACCCTTTGATCCGATCCTATGGGCTGAAGGTCTATGTcaaaccccacccccccaatttCATGTTGAAATCCTGACCCCTAAAGTGACAGCATTAGGAggtgggggcctttgggaggagCTTAGGTCATAAGGGCGGAGCCCTCATGAGATCAGTGCCCTtctaaaagagaccccagaaacTCCCTTGTCCCCTTCCTCCATGAGGGGCTCTAGAAGTCTGCcacccagaagagggccctccCTGGACCATGCTGCCCCCCTGGTCTTGAACTTCCTGtctccagacctgtgagaaaaAGGTATCTGCTGTTCATCGGCCCCCTAGCCTGTGGCATTCTGTTAGAGCAGCCCCAATGGACTAAGCCGACGACGGGGAGGTACGCCCAGCAAGTGTGTTTGCTTCAGAGTCACAGACCCCCGAACAGAGCAAGAAAATCCCAAGGTCCGGATGTTGATCTGAAGCCCATCGGCCACACGGGGTAGAGGAGAATGTTTGTCTCTGCCCCCTACTGGGGCCATGGAGCCCAGGAGTGAGGCAGGGGATTCTCACATCTAGGATTCACCTGCTTCATGCTGTTTTCTAGGTCAGCGTGAAGGACATTCCATGTCCCCTCCACCAGGGAGAAGTAAGGCAactgggggaaaggggagaacAACCACGCAACCAGGGATGGGCATCCATCACTTGGGTACATGGCCCCACTGTCTGCAAGTGTGTGTACGGACTCTTGCGTTGCAGATAATTATAACCGCTTGGATTTGGGCTGGGGCCAGTACCTAACAAGCTACCTTCCTACACATTCCTTAGCTTCCCTCTGTCTCAGCTTCCGTATCTGTCAGGGGTTCATAGTAGTACCTACACAAGGGACTCGTGCTTGGGATTTTGAGGAGTTATTTTACCTAAATCCCTCCTAAACTGTGTCCGGTGGACAGCAAAATATTATCTAAGGATCtgccattattatcattatgaaaCACCCAAAACTTCCTCCTCTGACTACTGAAGCAGCTTTATCAAGAACTCCATTCCTCAGGGGAGACTTTCCAGGAAACAGAGAGCCTGCATATCCCTCGGAAGGTACCAGTAAATATCCTTATCGTTATAATGAATGATAAATATTAGTGGAAAATTCCATGACCTGTTAAGGGCTTCCTGGTTCTAAAAAAGCCCATGGGTGCGTGTCTGTGTCTTTAACTCAGTTCAACTGTACGTGACACGGTTAAGCACCGATGAGATGGTCTTTCCAAAACAGGATGATAAAACAGAAcggaaagaaaaataccacaagCTAGATTGGCTCTCTGTAGGAGGGggaaattttacataattttgggTTCTTCCACAGctggtgaatcattttttttccccacttctttATTTATCCTTGGCATATGAGGACACTTCTGAGTTTTTTCCTCGATGGTCATAAATATTGCTGCTTCTGACATGAATACATCAGTGACAGGACGCTTCACCAAGAAGGACCCGGGAAGCTGTTGTCAAGTTCAACGTCgacctttcctgccttccttcagCCACGGTTCCGACCCTGGCAACTGTCGCCAAGGGCAAGactgaggaagagaggaggacatcatggcggggagggggtgtTTGGCAGGCAGATGACTGGGTACAGGTGCATTGGCAGATTATTGAAAATGGAgcccgaggggcgcctgggtggctcagtcggttgagcgtccgacttcggctcaggtcacgatctcgcagtccgtgagttcgagccccgcgtcaggctctgggctgatggctcagagtctggagcctgcttccaattctgtgtctccctctctctctgcccctcccccgttcatgctctgtctctctctgtctcaaaaataaataaatgttaaaaaaattaaaaaaaaaaaaaaagaaaatggagcctGAGGGTTTCCCTTTGGGATCCGCCAGAGCCTTTTACAAACCCTCACAGTTTTACGCGGCTCTTGCAGGGGCCAGAACCGTCAAGCTGCAGCTACACCCCCGTGTTTGACTCGTGGGGACGTGAGCGTCACCTGACTGGCCAAGGGCAGGAGGCGGGGAGAAAGTGGGCAGCAGGAATCCTGACAAAGGACAAGGAAAGAGAAGTCCCTCACTTTTGGGTCACGTCTTATTTTCCTCAGGCCACTGGTTGTCCCCTGGGGGCGATTTTGCCACTCGGCAGCGTATGGCAATGTCTGAGACAGTTTTGGCGGtcacagctgggggtgggggattctTCTGGCATCTAGGAGGTAGAGACCACGGATGCTTCAAAACACCCTATGACGCAAGGACCCCTCCCCGCGAAGAATCATCTAGCCCCAAATATCAGTGGCGCCCAAGAGGAGAAATCCTGCTGTAGACCCACTGTCTAGTTTCCAGTTAGACACCAGAGTTCTTGCAGGGATCTCACAGGTGGAGACCATACTCTCCTCCAATTCCTGAAGACTCCAATTACTTAAACTACGTGCCCCAGACCAGTAGCTGTTTCAGAAAATACTTACCAGTGATACTGGCATCACCTGTCTTCCTTGAAGGCCGCTCGtgatgtttggggtttttttcttttctccctttattccGGTTTGATTTGTCTCCAGGCTCCCAGAGATTTCTTTGGAGCCAGTCCCCAGGGTTTCGTGGGGTTTCCTCGTCATTTCCGAAGCTGGAACAAGACGAGTGCAGTCTCCGGTTCGGAGGAGAGCAGAATGCAGCTGGCGGTGGGGGAGGCTGAGTCGGCAGGAGGAGGCTGGGACAAACGGTGTCCCACCTCCTGACGGTGTGGCTGTGCAGGGCAGAAGTGAAGAACCATAGGCGGTACCACAGGGAACAGAGGAGACAGTGGTCGGGAGTCAGCAGGCTTCCCAGGCTTGCCTTCTCTGAAGTGTAAGGCTGAGGGTGGAGGTCGCGGCTTCAGGCTCGAGGAGGCAGGGCCAACACAGCTGTGGATGATAAAGGCAATGAAGAGTCATGTGGTGTCACATCAGTAGAGCTTTGTGAAGCTTGGCTCTGCTACTCACTGCCTGTGTGACCCCGGGCAACTCTGGAGCCAACAAGCTAGAGACCCCGGGAAGAGGTGATGTCGAGTCTGAAGGCAGCCGGAAGCCGAATTCCTTCATCCTCAAAGGAGATCAGTCTTGTCTCCTTGGACCTTTGACCGATTAGAGGAGGCCCACCCACATGACAGAGCGTAATCTGCTCCGCTCAAACGCTACCGCCTTAGATGTTAAACACatcttctttttaatgaattgacTTAAGATTGCATTTGCTTTATTTGACTGTAATTCCAGTGTAGTCAACATAgagcgttatattagtttcaagtgccAGCTTCCTGGCCACCTTTCTAGGCTCGTATTAGACCCAAACAACTGGGTACCGCGGCCTAGTcgagttgacacataaaactaaccatcacaccCGCCCACACGGGAGTCTTGGGGTCCTTGAGTGGGGTCTGGACATTTCTGGAATACACTCaccttctctttctgcattccATCTTACTTGTTTCCTAGCTAAACCTAAAACTCACAAAAATTTCCCTCCAGAAACCAGCAAGACAACGGATGAGGATTAGcttccttttggggcacctgggtggcccagtcagttaagcgtccgactcttgatttcaactcaggtcacaatctcacagtttgtgggctcgagccccgcatcgggctctgcacactGTCTGTGGCACTGTCTGTGCGGAGCCCgattgaaattctttctctctccctctctctctgcccctccatcactctctttctctctcaaaataataataattaaaaaaaaacctaaaaagaaaagaaagaatttcctttcttttttttttattttttattaaaaaaattttttttcaacgtttatttatttttgagacagagagagacagagcatgaacggggggaggggcagagagagagggagacacagaatccgaagcaggctccaggctctgagccatcagcccagagcccgacgtggggctcgaactcacggaccgcgagatcatgacctgagctgaagtcggacgcttaaccgactgagacacccaggcgccccaagaatttcctttcttttgagaaatctgAAAAAGTACTACCTAGTAGAAATAACAGTCAAATATCAGATAGTCACGTATCCACCACCCATAATTATACTTGTtcacattttgtcatatttgccccaaagctgttttctttccacaagataaaaaaaaaaaaagaagtcctttttctctctcaacattacttctgttatttttcccctttccagaACTTACCGCCCTGAAGTTGGTGTTATTTCTGTGCAGGTTTTTACACTTTTACTACATAGACATGCCTTTGTAAACACAGCATAGAGTTTTACATTCTATTTACaattatttaagtttaaaatttaactctagggggcgcctgggtggctcagtcggttgggcagccgactttggctcaggtcacgatcagtctgtgagtctgagccccacgtgctgacagctcagagcctggagcccgcttcagattctgtatctccctctgtctctgctcctccccctctcacactctgtctctctcaaaaataaatacttaaaaaaataaaataaataaaatttaactctAGAATTCTCTCTTCTagataaaactgaaaggaaatcaCCCAAGGGAGCAGAAACAGGACTCGGTAGGAGCACAGATCTTACATACATTCATCCATGCGTGGGATGAGATATCCTTGTGACGCTGTGAAATGTCCACACCTGGGAAAGTTCTCAAGGATGTCTGTCTGTCTTGTGGTGACGCCTGAAGGCTGTGGCTCAGTGCGAGGTCTTTCGAGGTGGGTAGGATTAGGGGCGCAGCCCTGCCTAGTTACCTGGGCCACTTTGGAAAGGGAACTTCAAATCTCTTGATGCCCAGCTTCTGCTCTGTGAAGTAGGCATCACTCTGTCGCTCTCCCGGGATACTTGTGTGAAGAGAATGTCGTGAGAGCTCCAGCAAGTGGTAGGAATGTGATCGACGGGAGACACAGTGAGGTGCCTCAGTGCACACTCAGGGAACCACTGACCCTCTCACCTACTATCCTCTCCCCAGGGACCACGGGGATTTTCCCCCCCTCGCTGTGGTCTttgcccttctcttcctgcttgGAGCCTTCCTCATCTACAAATACACCCGGTGGGGCGAGTTCAGGAAAACAAGGGCTAAGTACCTGGGAGGAAATGGGAGAAACAGAACGGGAAAGTAACATCACAGGGTcaacactgtctctgtctctttcatccCCAGGGGCGGCTCCCGACAAGATGACCCAATGGTAGAGCTACTCAGCAAATCCCATCAGCCCATACCGAACCCTTCCCCCACTATTGCCTTGACCACTCAAGACCCCCTTTCTTACCTGAACCTTTCATGTGCCCCCGACCAGCCCCGACGATCATCCCCAAGtgtctctccacatcctctcttcTCATGACCACCTTCCACTTCTCGCTCAATGTTCTTCCCTTGGATCCTCTCCTCGTGGACCACACTGTCCCCAACCACTTCTCCTCCTCAGCTCTCAAGACTTTGCTGAGCACCTGAATGATGTGGGGACCCTCGTGTGGGGTGTATGAGCTTGGAGGAGGTTGGGGGGGACTTTGGTTTACACATAATCTTGCTGGGCGCCTCACCTCCGCCTCCCCGCAAGGATCCTGACGTCTCACTCCAATTCCCTTTGTCTCCGGTGCCTCACGTTTCTCTCTTCCAGCTCCTGCTCTTCTGAGGAAAAAGTGGGGACAAGTAATCAGCCCGGGAAAGAGAGCGATGGTGggtacacatgtgtatgtgtgtgtgtgtatttggatgCGTGTGGTGTGCTCACATAAgcatgtatatttgtgtgtgagTCTGCACGTGTAGGTGTGCAGGGATGTATGTACACGTGTGAACACGCATATGCACGTAGAGGTAcgtgaatgtgtgtgcatgtgtatagaTGTGGATATGTTTGTGTGTTGTGCGTGCACACGGGTGTGGTTTGCACGTCCGTCTGTTGCACGTGAatgtggggtatgtgtgtgtcaCGTGCATGCCTtatttgtgtgtgcacacacacgtgcgtgcatgtgtgtgtgaggatGTATAATGTaaatgtgcatgtgagtgggatTGTGTGTCCAGAGTTaacccctggggcctgggggtgaAGCAACAGCAGGAACTTTTCCCTCCCAGATACAGCCACAGCCACGATGAACCGTCCTCCTGCGTCGGTGAGTGTCCCCTGTGGACATCTTCCATCCCCTCCTTGTCCCAGGCTCTCCGTTCCTCCTGCTAGTTTTGTCAATGGTCTGGGCTCCCGCGTCCATCCACCGCCACCCTCACTCTACATTCCAGGAGAATCTGGTCTGAACCCTTCTGTGCCTTCTCTGGCCAGGGGACCTTCATCCCATGTCCTTTCTGAGGACATTTTCCCAGGTGACTTGTGATGAACatcacctttttgtttttatttttttttacgtttatttttgagagacagagagcaagcaggggagaggcagagagagggggagacacaatccaaagcaggctccgggctctgagctatcagcacagaggctgacgtggggctccaactcgtggaccgtgagatcacgacctgagctgaagtcggacgcttcaggCACCCCCGCATCACCTTCTCCCTGGGATTAACAGGGTGGCTTAATGAGCTCAGAGACACAGAGGGGTCAGTGGGATCTCAGGCACGCCCTAAGCATTCAGTACTCTGAAGCTACTGCTATTATAAACCATTGGTTATAATCGCGGGTGAGTGACTCTCCCACCCTGAGCCTCAGGGTCTCCATGCGCACAATGGGGGTAATATGCCCCACCTGTTGGGCAATTTAGGAAAACACGGTAAGAGCTCTTTGTAAAGCACTTACCGTGAAGTACCCACACAGCACATTTATTAATAGTAACGCTTATTTTATCCTTTACAGTTCAGTTTCTTTTACAAAATTGTGGCGAAATGCACATAAGCCTAAAATCCACCATTTTAACCCGGGATATTCACAACTTTCGTAATATTCACAACGTTGCCCAGTAATACCCCACGAATCCAGTTCGAGAACATTTTCATCGCCTCGAAGAAAACCCCACACCCTGTAAGCAGTCTTTCTGCACACCCACACCGCCACCCcaagcccctgacaaccactagcTTCCTGTCCCTAaggatttgcctactctggacatCTCACATTCACACTAATGTGATGGCTGTCTATTTGAGTTATCTGAAGTTTCATAGTGGGACTCAggtccttgctggctgttggccagagacCACGTTGGCCATAGGGACCTTTCCATACGGCAGCTCCTAACACAGCAGCTGGCTTGatcagcatgagtgagggaaacAGGTGTGAACAAGATGGAAGTCATAACCTTAGTCTTTCATAACCTAGTCTTGGACACGACACATGACAGCCCATCCTTCTTGCTTATTCCGACTGACAGATGCAGGTCACTAGGTCCCGCCAACCTtcgagaggggaagggactgCACGAAGACTGGAAGGGCAGAAGGCTCTTCCTAACACAGCTGTCTACCACACTGTCATCACAAACGCTAAATCTCCACAATCTAACACTCTTTTCCGGGGGGACTtgatccttctctccctgcttaCCTTCAGGATGAAGCATCCCAGGTCTCAAGAGCTGAGGAACCCCACGGAGTGACATATGCTGAGCCGGACATCAGAGCCCTAAGTGAGGGTCCTTCCAGCCAGATGGAACAGCCCCTAGAAACCTGTGTGTACTTGACCCTCAAGACAT
The Panthera uncia isolate 11264 chromosome E2 unlocalized genomic scaffold, Puncia_PCG_1.0 HiC_scaffold_19, whole genome shotgun sequence genome window above contains:
- the TARM1 gene encoding T-cell-interacting, activating receptor on myeloid cells protein 1 isoform X2; its protein translation is MCFLPEPLPKPTLRAWPSWVVPPRSSVRLRCQTPTKNVNFALRKGNILLDFSRSPASKEGLAEFHLTGLRTSHAGDYTCECYRPGAPDIRSPPSEVILLLVTGGLPKPSLQAHQRGVVTAGDDVTLQCQRPDSVFGPMRFALLKAEVAEPIRLRTPVGKEVDFSLQTVTVGDTGNYSCVYFQTGTPFWASQPSDGLEIRVRVPPGAISRDYTTGNLIRLGLASLVVVIMGALLLEAWCSQKESPRGST